In the Bacteroidota bacterium genome, one interval contains:
- a CDS encoding S9 family peptidase: MKRTLIFSIIVHVLVIGTASASQPFTPEDVMNTKRVTSTAISPDGSWIAYTVESQREANEEAGTAYLELFLVSTSTKEIRPLVTGKERASSLAWRPGMSAVSFLSRRAGEKQTQVWMVAIAGGEPVKITDAATSITTYKWSPNGKRLAYVAPAPPTQREKILKDAGYEFVFFEENLKHRNLYQVEVEGGGKSGKPEQLTDDITVWAFEYSPNGASIAFGGSPQNLVDHEYMFQKIYLLDIASKAKRQLTDNPGKLGNYAFSPDGKYLAYNAALTRGDHKESQVFVIPVAGGNPTNLTPPRFRGHVSWVDWKDNNTVAYRAAEGIQTTFSTTPLNGKQRTVVLHSEKAGVVFDRLSFTKGMKHIACVGESPSMPGEVYNWNGKSFTRLTSHNPWLSERSLGKQEPVRYSARDGLEIEGLVIHPVGYSKGQTYPLIVVVHGGPEAHYSNGWLSTYGAPAHVLANKGYVVFYPNYRASTGYGVEFAAMGYGDAAGKEFDDIADGINYLAEQGIVDRTRVGLGGGSYGGFASAWFATYYTSLVRAVCMFVGISNNISKVGTTDIPWEEYYVHAGKHIEEMWNEALARSPIYHAHKSKTATLIMGGLADTRVHPTQSVELFRRMKVNGHPAVRLVQYPGEQHGNTRQPGRIDVMHRTLDWYDWYVRDLKPLDGPMPPLDISEKYGLKVLQSAEQMGEGLGSTEQTDQ; the protein is encoded by the coding sequence ATGAAAAGAACTCTCATTTTTTCGATCATAGTGCACGTGCTTGTGATTGGCACAGCATCAGCATCGCAGCCGTTTACGCCGGAAGACGTGATGAACACAAAGCGGGTTACCAGTACTGCAATCAGTCCCGATGGCAGCTGGATTGCCTATACAGTTGAATCACAACGGGAAGCGAACGAGGAGGCGGGCACGGCGTATCTTGAGTTGTTCCTTGTTTCGACATCTACAAAAGAAATCCGTCCGCTTGTTACAGGGAAAGAAAGAGCCTCTTCGCTTGCATGGCGTCCCGGCATGTCTGCCGTATCGTTTCTCTCACGACGCGCGGGGGAGAAACAGACGCAAGTGTGGATGGTGGCGATTGCCGGCGGCGAACCAGTCAAGATCACGGATGCCGCAACATCGATAACGACATACAAGTGGAGTCCCAACGGGAAACGACTTGCATATGTGGCGCCTGCTCCTCCGACGCAACGGGAAAAGATTCTGAAAGATGCGGGATATGAGTTTGTGTTTTTTGAGGAGAACCTGAAACATCGCAATCTCTATCAAGTCGAGGTGGAGGGTGGAGGAAAATCGGGCAAGCCGGAACAACTTACGGATGATATAACAGTGTGGGCGTTTGAGTACTCGCCTAACGGGGCGTCGATAGCGTTTGGCGGCAGTCCTCAAAATCTGGTCGATCATGAGTACATGTTCCAAAAGATATACCTTCTTGACATTGCATCGAAAGCGAAGAGGCAACTCACAGACAATCCGGGCAAGTTGGGTAACTACGCGTTCAGTCCCGATGGCAAATATCTCGCGTACAATGCCGCATTGACCCGAGGTGATCATAAGGAAAGCCAGGTGTTTGTCATTCCGGTTGCGGGAGGGAACCCGACAAATCTGACTCCGCCCCGATTCCGCGGTCACGTGAGCTGGGTTGATTGGAAAGACAACAACACTGTTGCATATCGCGCTGCCGAAGGTATTCAAACCACCTTCAGCACAACGCCTTTGAACGGGAAGCAACGGACGGTTGTTCTGCATTCCGAAAAAGCTGGGGTGGTTTTCGACAGGTTGTCATTTACAAAAGGGATGAAACATATTGCCTGCGTTGGTGAGTCGCCGTCAATGCCGGGGGAAGTATACAATTGGAATGGAAAATCGTTTACCCGGCTGACTTCTCACAATCCATGGTTGTCGGAGCGATCGCTCGGCAAGCAGGAACCTGTCAGATACAGTGCGAGAGACGGATTGGAAATCGAAGGGCTGGTCATACATCCCGTCGGCTACAGCAAAGGTCAGACATATCCGCTCATTGTTGTTGTGCACGGCGGACCGGAAGCTCACTATTCGAACGGATGGCTCTCGACGTATGGCGCGCCGGCGCATGTTCTTGCCAACAAAGGCTACGTCGTGTTCTACCCCAACTATCGGGCGAGTACGGGGTATGGCGTTGAGTTTGCCGCAATGGGTTACGGCGATGCCGCCGGAAAGGAATTCGACGATATAGCCGATGGAATCAATTATCTCGCCGAGCAGGGAATTGTTGACCGGACGCGCGTCGGACTGGGAGGAGGGTCGTACGGCGGATTTGCATCGGCGTGGTTCGCAACCTATTACACTTCGCTTGTCCGTGCTGTCTGCATGTTCGTCGGCATCAGCAACAATATCAGCAAGGTTGGGACAACGGATATTCCGTGGGAAGAATACTACGTTCATGCCGGAAAACATATCGAAGAGATGTGGAACGAAGCCCTTGCACGAAGCCCGATCTACCACGCTCACAAAAGCAAAACCGCTACGTTGATTATGGGAGGATTGGCGGACACACGCGTTCACCCGACGCAAAGTGTTGAATTGTTCCGAAGGATGAAAGTGAACGGACATCCCGCTGTACGCCTTGTTCAGTATCCCGGCGAACAGCATGGCAACACGAGGCAGCCGGGCCGCATCGACGTTATGCATCGAACACTTGATTGGTACGACTGGTACGTGCGGGATCTGAAACCTCTTGACGGACCCATGCCGCCGTTGGATATCAGCGAGAAATACGGGCTGAAGGTGTTGCAGAGTGCTGAACAAATGGGCGAAGGGCTTGGCTCAACGGAGCAGACTGATCAATAG
- a CDS encoding (2Fe-2S)-binding protein, whose amino-acid sequence MNTITVTTTINRRNYTLNISPNQTLLDVLREELGLSGTKRGCEIGECGACTVLMNGKVVNACLVLAPQMDGQEILTVERLAEGERLHPLQEAFLEHEAVHCGFCTPGMLLSAKELLDENPNPTETDIRLAISGNLCRCTGYVQIVEAVAAVANSQLTIDR is encoded by the coding sequence ATGAACACCATCACCGTCACAACGACAATCAACCGTCGCAACTACACTCTCAACATCAGTCCAAATCAGACTCTCCTTGATGTTCTGAGAGAAGAACTGGGACTGTCGGGAACAAAGCGAGGCTGCGAGATTGGCGAGTGTGGTGCCTGTACAGTTTTGATGAACGGGAAAGTCGTTAACGCCTGTCTTGTTCTCGCTCCGCAAATGGATGGACAAGAGATTCTCACGGTTGAACGATTGGCAGAGGGAGAGCGGCTCCATCCATTGCAGGAAGCATTCCTCGAACATGAAGCTGTTCACTGCGGCTTCTGTACACCGGGCATGTTGCTGAGTGCAAAGGAATTGTTGGATGAGAATCCCAATCCCACAGAAACAGACATCCGCCTTGCCATTTCCGGGAACCTCTGTCGTTGCACGGGCTATGTGCAGATTGTGGAGGCAGTCGCCGCCGTTGCGAACAGTCAGTTGACAATTGATCGTTGA
- a CDS encoding YgeY family selenium metabolism-linked hydrolase — protein sequence MYDKILKAAKKNERHVTKFLRDLIAIKSLSSQEKQVIYRIKEEMEKCGFDKVTIDKMGNILGRIGKGKHVIAFDAHVDTVDVGNPANWKVDPFKGAVKDGIIYGRGACDMKGALASIVHGGKLIKQLGLEDDYTLYVVGSVQEEDCDGLPWQYIINEDKLRPEFVVITEPTNLSIYRGHRGRMEIEVRTKGISCHGSAPERGVNAVYKMAPIVADIEKLNERLRGEPFLGKGTVTISEIRSTSPSLCAVADSATIHLDRRLAATDTMESAVREIQELPSVKAAEAEVVVLDYAVPSWRGLAYPTKKYYPTWLLPEDHPLLDSGVKTYEELFGEKPHVGRWVFSTNGVAVMGMHGIPCIGFGPGNEVYAHMATEQIPIEHLVKVSAWYAAFPKTYLGKCD from the coding sequence ATGTACGACAAAATTCTGAAAGCGGCAAAGAAGAACGAACGTCATGTGACAAAGTTCCTGCGTGATCTCATCGCCATCAAGTCGCTCAGTTCACAGGAAAAACAGGTCATCTACCGCATCAAAGAAGAGATGGAGAAATGCGGGTTTGACAAAGTCACGATTGACAAGATGGGAAATATTCTGGGACGCATAGGCAAAGGCAAGCATGTCATCGCCTTCGATGCGCATGTTGACACGGTTGATGTCGGCAATCCGGCAAATTGGAAAGTCGATCCGTTCAAAGGGGCAGTGAAGGACGGCATCATTTATGGTCGTGGGGCATGCGACATGAAGGGCGCGCTTGCGTCAATCGTTCATGGCGGGAAACTCATCAAACAATTGGGATTGGAAGATGACTACACGTTGTACGTCGTCGGCAGCGTGCAGGAAGAGGATTGCGACGGGTTGCCGTGGCAGTACATCATCAACGAAGACAAGCTGCGGCCGGAATTCGTGGTCATTACCGAGCCGACAAATCTCTCGATCTACCGCGGACATCGCGGCAGGATGGAAATCGAAGTACGCACGAAAGGAATTTCATGCCACGGCTCTGCGCCTGAGCGCGGCGTGAATGCCGTCTACAAAATGGCACCGATCGTGGCGGACATCGAGAAGTTGAATGAACGGCTGAGGGGCGAGCCGTTCCTCGGCAAGGGTACAGTGACAATTTCAGAGATTCGCTCCACTTCGCCATCACTGTGCGCCGTTGCTGATTCCGCAACGATTCATCTCGACCGGCGACTTGCCGCAACCGATACGATGGAATCGGCGGTGCGTGAGATTCAAGAGTTGCCGAGCGTGAAAGCAGCCGAAGCGGAAGTTGTCGTGCTCGATTACGCTGTCCCAAGCTGGCGCGGACTCGCTTATCCAACCAAGAAGTACTATCCAACATGGCTGCTTCCGGAAGATCATCCGTTGCTTGATAGCGGCGTGAAGACGTATGAAGAGTTGTTTGGGGAGAAGCCACATGTCGGCCGCTGGGTCTTCAGCACGAACGGCGTAGCAGTGATGGGCATGCATGGCATTCCCTGTATCGGTTTCGGACCGGGGAATGAAGTTTACGCACACATGGCGACGGAACAGATTCCAATAGAACACTTGGTAAAAGTGAGCGCGTGGTACGCGGCATTCCCGAAAACGTACCTTGGGAAATGTGATTGA
- a CDS encoding FAD-dependent oxidoreductase, with amino-acid sequence MQLTFQQGRTEAERCLYCFDAPCTQVCPVHIDIPKFIAMIKSGNLIGAAEVVRTSHALANICGKVCPEEIFCQSVCNRMKQDSPVRIRELHFFATQQEWKEGYSGTLPFPKNGKSVGVIGGGPAGLGCAFELVKMGYDVHVYDAKGFGGVPQNSIPTFRLNDDELRSDIEFLSPFVHSHQKMINTEAFENIRKQHDAVFIGIGLGLDKPLGIPGEHLPGVVPVLRFLERAKRNAARIGKRVVIVGGGNVSLDAAATAKHLGADEVILLYRRSEMEMKVWKSELEEAKKHGVQIQFLTIPIEIVGEERVAGVLCRRTRLSGQRDASGRPIPVEIPGSDFDLEADCIIIAIGQVIQADFVSLFERTPQGFIRVDEGFRTSLDGVFAGGDAIQGEGTIVQSVAHGKTAAHAIHDYLTAETRREQR; translated from the coding sequence ATGCAACTCACTTTTCAACAAGGCCGTACCGAAGCTGAACGCTGCTTGTATTGCTTTGATGCGCCATGTACGCAGGTCTGTCCCGTCCACATAGACATACCGAAGTTCATTGCGATGATCAAATCCGGAAATCTTATCGGGGCGGCAGAGGTTGTCAGGACATCGCACGCCTTGGCAAACATTTGCGGCAAAGTCTGTCCCGAGGAGATATTCTGCCAGTCTGTTTGTAATCGTATGAAACAAGATTCTCCGGTTCGGATTCGTGAGTTGCATTTCTTCGCAACGCAACAGGAATGGAAGGAGGGCTACTCCGGCACACTGCCTTTTCCAAAGAATGGAAAATCGGTTGGCGTCATCGGCGGCGGACCTGCAGGGCTTGGCTGCGCGTTTGAGTTGGTCAAGATGGGCTACGATGTTCATGTGTACGATGCAAAAGGCTTCGGCGGTGTTCCGCAAAACAGCATTCCGACGTTTCGCCTCAACGATGATGAACTCCGCAGTGACATCGAGTTCCTCTCACCTTTCGTTCATTCTCATCAAAAGATGATAAACACTGAAGCCTTTGAGAACATTCGCAAGCAGCACGACGCAGTATTTATCGGAATTGGTCTTGGGCTCGATAAGCCGCTTGGAATTCCGGGCGAACATCTCCCCGGCGTTGTGCCCGTTCTCCGGTTCCTTGAGCGTGCCAAGAGGAACGCAGCTCGTATCGGCAAGCGTGTTGTGATAGTCGGCGGCGGCAATGTCTCTCTCGATGCTGCGGCAACAGCCAAACACCTCGGCGCCGATGAGGTGATCCTTCTTTACAGAAGAAGTGAGATGGAGATGAAGGTATGGAAAAGCGAACTTGAAGAGGCAAAGAAGCACGGCGTGCAAATCCAATTCCTGACAATTCCTATTGAGATTGTCGGTGAAGAACGCGTGGCCGGGGTACTTTGTCGCAGGACTAGACTTTCCGGGCAACGCGATGCCTCCGGCAGGCCGATTCCGGTTGAGATTCCCGGATCGGATTTCGATCTCGAAGCCGACTGCATAATCATTGCTATTGGGCAGGTTATTCAGGCGGATTTTGTTTCTCTCTTTGAAAGAACGCCTCAAGGGTTCATCAGGGTAGATGAAGGCTTTCGTACTTCGCTTGACGGAGTGTTTGCGGGGGGAGATGCTATTCAAGGAGAGGGGACAATCGTACAATCTGTCGCGCACGGAAAGACAGCGGCTCACGCAATCCATGACTATCTCACTGCCGAGACGCGGAGGGAACAGAGATGA
- a CDS encoding nucleotidyltransferase family protein: MVEGIVLAAGSSSRAGCFKMELRLGDKTLIERSIEGMYGVCSRIIVVGGYRIERIRQLLSSYHNIEIVENKNWQSGMFGSAKAGVRHVATERFFLLPADIPLVPQKVYDELARHQAGIVVPTFNGRKGHPILLSRTIIHDILAEPDNSSLRHVIQRKSCKLVPVQDEHILLDIDSMSDYEDAIKRFSVDAVSMATKEPQ, translated from the coding sequence ATGGTGGAAGGTATTGTACTCGCAGCAGGCTCCTCCTCACGGGCAGGATGCTTCAAGATGGAGCTTCGGCTCGGCGACAAGACGTTGATCGAGCGAAGCATTGAGGGGATGTATGGTGTTTGCTCGCGTATTATCGTAGTGGGCGGATATCGTATTGAACGAATCCGCCAATTGCTTTCATCCTATCACAACATTGAAATTGTCGAGAACAAGAATTGGCAAAGTGGGATGTTCGGTTCGGCGAAAGCCGGCGTACGACACGTCGCCACCGAAAGGTTCTTCTTGCTGCCTGCCGATATTCCGCTTGTCCCGCAAAAAGTGTATGATGAATTGGCCCGACATCAGGCCGGGATTGTCGTTCCTACGTTCAATGGCAGAAAGGGACATCCGATATTGCTGAGCCGGACGATAATTCATGATATTCTTGCAGAACCCGACAACTCCTCACTGCGACATGTGATCCAACGAAAAAGCTGTAAACTTGTTCCTGTACAGGATGAACACATCCTTCTGGACATCGATTCGATGAGTGACTACGAGGATGCGATAAAACGGTTTTCCGTTGATGCTGTCTCGATGGCAACGAAAGAACCACAATGA
- a CDS encoding GNAT family N-acetyltransferase, whose product MNVVWECKHFDKLTPAELYAALRLRNEVFVVEQNCVFQDADDKDQAGWHVMGWRDNMLVAYGRILPPQISFTEASIGRVVTSPLVRGSGMGRELMRKSIEHLYAMFGKVPIRMGCQLYLKKFYGSFGFRQASDIYLEDGIEHIEMFHD is encoded by the coding sequence ATGAATGTAGTTTGGGAATGCAAACATTTCGACAAGCTCACGCCCGCTGAACTCTACGCCGCATTGCGTTTGCGCAACGAAGTGTTTGTAGTAGAACAGAACTGCGTCTTTCAGGATGCCGACGATAAAGATCAGGCAGGATGGCACGTTATGGGGTGGCGCGACAATATGTTGGTGGCGTATGGCAGAATACTACCTCCCCAGATCTCATTTACCGAAGCATCAATCGGGAGAGTCGTGACATCGCCGCTTGTTCGGGGTTCGGGCATGGGAAGAGAACTGATGCGAAAATCCATCGAACATCTGTACGCCATGTTTGGCAAGGTGCCAATCCGTATGGGCTGCCAACTGTATCTGAAGAAATTCTATGGGTCATTCGGCTTCAGGCAGGCGAGTGACATCTATCTTGAAGACGGCATAGAACATATCGAGATGTTCCATGATTAG
- the preA gene encoding NAD-dependent dihydropyrimidine dehydrogenase subunit PreA, with translation MNTSNIELYAARDLSYNFLELRFENPFILAAAPSTDNLEMVRRAFQMGWAGAILKTTSVEGTRVDLAYPMMSTFNHDGKKLFGMGNIDLISEHHIDKVEHNVRILKREFPEKIVAASIMAGRKEDWQRLVERLESAGVDFIECSFSCPQGNIGEDPGKMLAQSVAATELTARWVKEAAKRVPISIKITPHVTDIVEIARAVKRSGADAITASNSLQALMGIDIRTFVPYPQLGGRSTYSGMTGPAIKPITLKTISEIARNVDIPILGTGGASTWSDAVEFMAVGAGVVQFCTAVMHHGFRIIDDLKSGMSHYLDEVNFGSVTDIWRKALSHLATHDELARRTVCSSINEALCIGCENCYVACRDGGHMAIDRRPDKVPVVAEERCVGCGLCEFVCPVEGCIDMKVLSIEH, from the coding sequence ATGAATACCAGCAATATTGAACTCTACGCAGCAAGAGACCTATCGTACAATTTTCTGGAATTGCGATTCGAGAATCCCTTCATTCTCGCCGCTGCTCCTTCAACGGACAATCTGGAAATGGTTCGTCGTGCGTTCCAAATGGGATGGGCGGGAGCAATCCTAAAGACTACCTCGGTTGAAGGAACTCGTGTTGACCTCGCCTATCCGATGATGAGCACGTTCAATCACGATGGGAAGAAGTTGTTCGGCATGGGGAATATCGATCTGATTTCCGAACATCACATCGACAAGGTCGAACACAACGTCCGAATCCTGAAGAGAGAGTTTCCCGAAAAGATTGTTGCCGCAAGTATCATGGCGGGACGAAAAGAAGATTGGCAGCGCCTCGTCGAGCGTCTTGAATCGGCCGGAGTGGATTTCATCGAATGCAGTTTCTCGTGTCCGCAAGGGAACATCGGCGAAGACCCCGGCAAGATGTTGGCGCAAAGTGTTGCTGCAACTGAACTTACAGCCCGATGGGTCAAGGAGGCGGCAAAGCGAGTTCCGATCTCCATCAAGATTACGCCGCATGTTACAGACATCGTCGAAATTGCGCGAGCAGTGAAGAGAAGCGGTGCCGACGCCATTACAGCTTCGAATTCGTTGCAAGCGCTGATGGGCATTGACATCAGAACGTTCGTGCCGTATCCGCAACTCGGCGGCCGCTCAACGTACAGCGGAATGACGGGGCCGGCAATCAAGCCCATCACGCTCAAGACAATCTCCGAGATTGCACGCAATGTTGATATTCCGATTCTCGGGACTGGCGGTGCGTCCACGTGGAGCGACGCGGTGGAATTTATGGCGGTTGGTGCAGGCGTCGTTCAATTCTGCACCGCAGTGATGCATCATGGTTTCCGTATTATTGATGATTTGAAAAGCGGGATGTCGCACTATCTCGACGAAGTGAATTTCGGCTCCGTGACGGATATCTGGCGCAAAGCGTTGTCCCATCTTGCTACACACGATGAGTTGGCGCGACGAACAGTTTGCAGTTCCATTAACGAGGCGTTGTGCATCGGATGTGAAAACTGTTACGTTGCGTGCCGCGACGGCGGACACATGGCCATTGACCGGCGGCCGGACAAGGTTCCTGTTGTTGCGGAAGAGCGGTGCGTTGGCTGTGGACTGTGCGAGTTCGTTTGTCCGGTGGAGGGGTGTATTGATATGAAAGTACTATCAATTGAACATTGA
- a CDS encoding xanthine dehydrogenase family protein subunit M, with protein sequence MKAFGYIRASTLHEAIGILAHHSPNACLLAGGTDLLIEWRRPSGHVPATVIDISTVAELKGIDAQNGSVSLKPLTTHAELVRSPIVREHASLLASAAGVIGSPQIRNRGTVGGNIMNAAACADTVPPMIALNAEVVLQSASGKRTVPLQELFLKPYETAARHDEILCEIRFEKLAARARSSFIKLGRRNALSISRLSVAAVVARDEAGVITDARIVPGATFPRWRRVFEVEKMLLGEKATAELFKAAGRKVSELMIAETGRRWSTEYKEPVIAVLVQRALEQCCR encoded by the coding sequence ATGAAAGCGTTCGGCTACATTCGCGCATCAACTCTTCACGAAGCCATCGGCATACTGGCACATCACTCGCCGAATGCCTGCCTGCTTGCCGGCGGCACGGATTTGCTGATTGAATGGCGTCGCCCATCCGGACACGTTCCGGCAACCGTCATCGACATTTCAACGGTTGCAGAATTAAAAGGAATCGATGCTCAAAATGGAAGCGTTTCGTTGAAACCTCTGACCACGCATGCAGAGCTTGTGAGATCTCCAATCGTTCGCGAGCACGCTTCACTTCTCGCTTCAGCGGCTGGTGTGATTGGGTCTCCCCAGATTCGCAACCGGGGAACAGTAGGCGGTAATATCATGAACGCTGCTGCGTGCGCGGATACTGTTCCTCCGATGATTGCGCTCAATGCGGAGGTCGTACTCCAATCCGCTAGCGGAAAACGGACGGTACCCCTGCAGGAGCTTTTCCTGAAACCATATGAAACCGCCGCACGACACGACGAGATTCTCTGCGAAATCCGGTTCGAGAAACTGGCGGCGAGGGCTCGTTCCTCATTCATAAAATTAGGAAGGCGCAATGCCCTTTCCATCTCGCGGCTCAGTGTTGCTGCTGTCGTCGCACGCGATGAGGCAGGTGTCATTACGGATGCGCGCATTGTTCCCGGCGCAACGTTCCCCCGATGGCGAAGAGTTTTTGAGGTCGAAAAGATGCTGCTTGGCGAAAAGGCTACGGCAGAGTTGTTCAAGGCGGCAGGCCGGAAAGTCTCCGAGTTGATGATTGCCGAAACAGGCCGCCGGTGGTCAACAGAATACAAAGAGCCGGTCATTGCCGTGCTTGTGCAAAGAGCGCTGGAGCAATGCTGCAGATGA
- a CDS encoding pyridoxal-phosphate dependent enzyme: MSSIIKQINHEVVHKTAKRCRERGITIPTFAQMRNPALIPQSVTKQLAGIGLWDLNPLNLFRITWKNDVKTGLFGGVNYLEIPQCITGVKARIVGLVGKYFPTGAHKVGAAFGCLVPRLVSGEFDPTRHKAVWPSTGNFCRGGAFDCALLDCTAVAILPEEMSKERFAWLKEIGAEVIATPGCESNVKEIYDKCWELKRDPINVIFNQFEEFGNPIWHYTVTGPAIEEVFDGLREEKKQPAAFISATGSAGTIAAGDYLKKQFPSLKIVASEALQCPTLLMNGFGGHRIEGIGDKHVPWVHNVRNTDAVAAIDDNDCMRVLRLFNEPAGREYLSFCAVNKHVIDNLPLLGISSIGNLLAAIKTAKYFELGENDVVFTIFTDSMDLYKSRVEELREEQGDYTVVQAAKDHAAVLEHQGIDYFKELTYYDRKALHNLKYFTWVEQQGRTVEELNALWEPEFWQKMFEEEVVVFDRMIEEFNAKVGIM; encoded by the coding sequence ATGTCATCCATCATCAAACAAATCAATCACGAAGTCGTTCACAAGACGGCAAAACGTTGCCGCGAACGCGGTATCACCATTCCAACTTTCGCGCAAATGCGAAACCCGGCTCTCATTCCTCAATCCGTCACCAAGCAACTCGCGGGCATCGGTTTGTGGGATTTGAATCCGCTGAATCTTTTCCGTATCACGTGGAAAAACGATGTGAAAACGGGACTCTTCGGAGGGGTCAACTATCTTGAGATTCCGCAATGCATCACCGGCGTCAAGGCCCGCATCGTCGGGCTCGTCGGCAAGTATTTTCCGACGGGGGCGCACAAAGTCGGTGCAGCGTTCGGATGTCTCGTGCCGAGGCTTGTGAGCGGCGAATTTGACCCGACCCGCCACAAAGCGGTGTGGCCGTCCACCGGTAACTTCTGTCGCGGCGGCGCGTTCGATTGTGCGCTGCTCGATTGCACAGCCGTCGCAATCCTCCCCGAAGAAATGTCGAAAGAACGATTTGCATGGCTGAAGGAAATCGGTGCCGAAGTGATCGCAACACCGGGCTGCGAATCGAATGTGAAAGAGATCTATGACAAATGTTGGGAGTTGAAGCGTGATCCCATCAATGTCATCTTCAATCAGTTCGAAGAATTCGGAAACCCGATCTGGCATTACACTGTTACCGGTCCGGCAATCGAAGAAGTATTCGATGGACTACGTGAGGAGAAGAAACAACCTGCGGCATTCATTTCCGCTACCGGCTCGGCGGGGACAATTGCAGCGGGTGACTATCTGAAAAAGCAATTCCCATCACTCAAGATCGTCGCCAGCGAAGCACTGCAATGTCCTACGCTGCTGATGAACGGCTTCGGCGGACACAGGATCGAGGGCATCGGCGACAAACATGTGCCGTGGGTGCATAACGTACGCAACACAGACGCTGTCGCCGCGATTGACGACAACGACTGCATGCGCGTGCTGCGTCTGTTCAATGAACCGGCGGGGCGGGAGTATCTCAGCTTCTGTGCTGTCAACAAGCACGTGATTGACAATCTGCCGCTGCTCGGCATTTCGAGCATCGGGAATCTGCTGGCGGCCATCAAGACTGCAAAGTATTTCGAGTTGGGTGAAAACGACGTTGTGTTTACCATCTTCACTGACTCAATGGATCTGTACAAGTCTCGCGTCGAAGAGTTGCGAGAAGAACAGGGAGATTACACCGTCGTGCAAGCGGCAAAAGATCATGCCGCCGTTCTCGAGCATCAGGGAATTGACTACTTCAAAGAACTCACCTACTACGACCGGAAAGCACTCCACAACTTGAAATACTTTACGTGGGTCGAGCAGCAAGGTCGGACGGTCGAAGAACTGAATGCGCTATGGGAGCCGGAGTTTTGGCAGAAGATGTTTGAAGAAGAGGTTGTTGTTTTTGACAGGATGATTGAAGAATTCAATGCAAAAGTCGGGATAATGTAA
- a CDS encoding ornithine carbamoyltransferase translates to MAAKLQKLPNTVRGQDYIETKDWSVKEIELALKTADNLKKMFRKGKPHRYLPDKTVFLFFFDKSTRTRNSFEAGATQLGAHAHFISSETSQVAHGESPKDMGIILSSYGHAIAVRHDLVPGEGNSYMRKVADAANVPVLNMQCDIDHPFQVLADLMTIREEFGKNLRGKKIAVSWAYAPSYVKPMSVPQGLITLMPRFGLDVVLAHPPEYTLMKSEVEYAKKAAAESGTKFEIVDDMDEAFKDADIVYPKSWGIESLFHNPNEALEISKKYKNWICDERRMSLTKKDSIYMHCLPADRGYEVVDSVIDGPHSRVFPEAENRLHTAKAIMALTM, encoded by the coding sequence ATGGCTGCCAAACTCCAAAAGCTCCCGAATACTGTCCGAGGACAAGATTACATTGAAACCAAAGACTGGTCGGTCAAAGAAATCGAACTTGCGCTCAAGACGGCGGACAATCTGAAGAAGATGTTCAGAAAGGGAAAGCCGCATCGCTATCTTCCCGACAAGACGGTGTTTCTGTTCTTCTTTGACAAATCTACCAGAACACGAAACTCGTTTGAAGCCGGGGCAACGCAACTCGGCGCTCATGCACATTTCATTTCGTCGGAAACGTCGCAGGTTGCGCACGGCGAGTCGCCAAAGGACATGGGCATTATTCTCTCAAGCTACGGGCACGCAATTGCAGTCCGGCATGACCTTGTACCCGGCGAGGGAAACAGCTACATGCGTAAAGTGGCGGATGCAGCAAACGTTCCGGTGCTGAATATGCAGTGCGATATTGACCATCCGTTTCAGGTTCTTGCTGATCTGATGACGATTCGGGAAGAATTCGGCAAGAACTTGCGCGGGAAGAAAATTGCCGTCTCGTGGGCATATGCGCCAAGTTATGTCAAGCCGATGTCAGTGCCCCAAGGATTGATTACGCTGATGCCGCGTTTCGGACTCGATGTCGTGCTCGCCCATCCGCCTGAGTACACGCTGATGAAAAGTGAAGTTGAGTACGCAAAAAAAGCGGCGGCAGAAAGCGGAACGAAGTTCGAAATCGTTGACGATATGGATGAGGCATTTAAGGATGCCGACATCGTCTACCCGAAGTCATGGGGCATTGAGTCGCTCTTCCACAATCCGAATGAAGCGTTGGAGATTTCCAAGAAGTATAAGAACTGGATCTGCGACGAGCGACGCATGAGTTTGACGAAGAAGGACTCGATCTACATGCACTGCCTCCCTGCCGATCGCGGCTACGAAGTGGTTGACTCCGTGATTGACGGGCCGCATTCCCGTGTGTTTCCCGAAGCGGAGAACCGACTGCATACGGCGAAGGCGATAATGGCGCTGACGATGTAG